TCGAATTTCAATGTCAGTCTTACCAAAGTATTGGCTCAGGTTATCATTAAGGCTTTGCGCCCCTTGTTTCGTATTATTCAACTCAGCCTTAATGAAGCCGATACGTTTGTTCTTTGCATCTACATCTTTCTGTATTGCTTTGGCTATGTCTTCAAATGCAGTGATGTCAGTTGACGCTTGCAAATGGTTGTAATCTTGTGTTTCTTGATAAACGTAGTGGCGTTTAACCTCTTCAATAGCATTTCTTTGTTCGGATGAATGATTAGAGGCTCGTTCGTTATGCGCCTTAATTGGTTTATTGAATTTATTTAGTAATTCCGTTGAATCAGGCATTGGATAATCTGAAGCATTAAAAGGTAATGCTTCTGCCATATTGTCTTTTTTGTTGATCAGTAATTGAAGTAACGACTGCTTCATAGTTTGAAAATATTGATTCAATGGTTCAATTTCATTTCTATAGTCATCTAATTCAGCCTGTAAATCTGGATATAACTGGCTAGTATTTGGAATACTTGTAGTTAGTGATTTCGTTTTTACTGTAGCAATAGCAGAATTAATTTTCCGGCTTAATTCTTTATAAGCTTTTGAAAAATAATTATTAAGTTCATCTATGCGTTCAGTTCTGATAGAGCTTTTACAGAATTGACAGGTTGTATGATCTTCATGACGCTCAATACCTTCTTCAACCCAATCCCTTAATTTCTTATCAGTTTCTAATTCACTAATAGTTATCTGTGTTACTGACGTACTCATGATTTCTTGAATGTCAGCTAAGACTGTCGTCATATCTGGTAAAGTAATCGTTGCTTTAGATATACTTGCAACAGCAGTAGCTTTTGCTACATCAATAGACGCACTTAATTGTTCTGGAGTCAGTTTATGCTCTGCTACTGCACTACCGAGCATTGACTTTACACTTGCTACGTTGAAAGTGGATCTTCCAAGAATGTTTAGATCAGTAACATTACGACCAACTGTTGTAAGGCGCTTATTCTTTTCTCTTTCTTTGTCTAAAGCTAACTTTGAATTATTGTCTCGTTCTTTTTCTTTTGCTGGGATAGTTTCTTCTAATTGTTTCAGTTCTTCTTCTAATTCAATATTCTTTTCACCAATAATCAGGACAGAGTTGACACTTGATTCAGAGAAGTTAACGTTCCTCGCTATGTAATCTGAATTGAATACACGCAAGTTTTCAATTTTTTGAATTGCGTTGCTTTTAATTGATAAACCTTCATGCCTGTCAATTTCGAATGAACCAGCTTCAAAGCCTTCAGTTATCTCACCTAGCTGCATTGCTTGAAAAATACGTGATAACGTAGTTTTTCCTGAATAGTTGAAGCCATAGAACAAATTGAATTGATGGAAAGGTTGCCCAGCATTGGTCTTAACATTTTTGAAGATGCCGAAGTTTTTTATTGATTTTATGTTCTTAAACATACGTATATCCCGCATAAATGAGCGGTAGATTGTACTACACCCTATTAATTTTTTGATGTGACTAATATCAACCTGATTGAATAATTTGTTAAACCCACATCTAAGTTAGAATATTTATACTTGGAAGTTATTAATTGCTTCATTACATCAATAATTGCATTTCAATTTCGTGTTTGAGTTATTTTAGGTATACCCCAACAAAACCAGTTCACTTCATCTCTCAACCCGAATTGCATCATTTAAGAAACCACCTATAATAAACCAATTAAAGAAACCAACTTAAATTAAACCAATAGGTGATGATAATGCTAATTCGGGCCTACCTTCGTGCGTCAACCACAGAACAAGATGCTCAACGAGCAAAAGAAGAACTTAAAGCCTTTGGGACGAAGTTTGAGCATCGTATTGCTGGCTACTACATTGAAAACCAATCTGGCACCAAGTTAGAACGTCCCGAACTTAATAAGCTAATTGAAGATAGCGAAGCCGGTGATGTGTTGTTGATTGAAAAGATGGACCGTTTAACTCGCTTGCCCTGGGGTGAATGGAAAACCTTGAAAGCGCGTATTATGGAAAAAGGGTTAGTTATTGTGGTAGTAGATCAGCCCATGACTCATACCGTGTTCACTTCTGGTGAGCAAAACAGCATTACTCTGGCCTTAACTGAATTTATGTTGGATTTGGGTGCAGCTATGGCGCGTGATGATTATGAAACACGCCATAAACGTCAGGCTCAAGGGATCGCTAAGGCAAAAGAGGAAGGAAAGTATCGAGGTCGCCAACCTAATTTAGCGTTACATCACGATATTTTAGATCAATTGACGCTAGGACGTAGCTATTCGCAGATACAACAGAAGTTAGGGTGTAGTAGGGCGACAATAGCAAAGATTAGAAAGCAAAAAGGATAACCGATTTGGTCATCCTTCTATTTCTAGGCGTGAATAGGTGATTGATCTTCTAATTCATGAGAATTATTAGCTCTTTGTTTTTTTTGCTCTGCTAATAATTTATTAAGCTGTGTTGTAATATCTAAATCAATATCTAGTGCATTATTCTCAGAAGGAGCACTAGATGTTGTGCTATTATCTTTTTTGTTTAAAGTTGTATTTGTTGCTGCCGCAATAATCCACTTATTAAAAATATTCATACTCCCCCCTTTTTATTTTTGGTATTGGAACTTTTTATATTTCCTATTGCAGATAATATACTCTTTTTAAGTTTCGTGCCAGATAATCTTGTTACTGCTTGCTCTTTTATCTCTACAGTGACAGTGTCACTATTTTGATTTTCTGAACTTATATTTTTTTTGTTTATTACTTCAATTAAAGAATAGAATATTGGGATCATTATTTCTATATTGAAGACATGTGGGATTATTAAATTATAAAGTATTTCGTGTCTCTTGTTCTGGAATGGATCATTTATATCTGAATAAATGTTTATTACAC
This region of Photobacterium toruni genomic DNA includes:
- a CDS encoding recombinase family protein — protein: MLIRAYLRASTTEQDAQRAKEELKAFGTKFEHRIAGYYIENQSGTKLERPELNKLIEDSEAGDVLLIEKMDRLTRLPWGEWKTLKARIMEKGLVIVVVDQPMTHTVFTSGEQNSITLALTEFMLDLGAAMARDDYETRHKRQAQGIAKAKEEGKYRGRQPNLALHHDILDQLTLGRSYSQIQQKLGCSRATIAKIRKQKG